The segment TATAATGCTTTAGATGACCTAGGGTTCGAATACCCTACTCCTATCCAAGCAGAGGCTTTTAATGTAGTTGCTTCTGGAAAAGATGTGGTTGGTATTGCTCAAACTGGTACTGGAAAGACCTATGCTTACATGTTGCCCATATTGCGTCACTTGAAATATTCAACCCAAGACAATCCGAGAGTACTAATTCTTGTACCAACTCGTGAATTGGTCGTTCAGGTGGTTGATGAAATTAAGAAATTAACAGAATATATCAATGTGCGCACCTTGGGTGTTTATGGCGGCACCAATATCAACACTCAAAAACGAGCTATTTCAGAGGGTCAAGATATTATTGTAGCAACACCTGGTCGTCTATTTGATTTAGCCTTAAGTCATGTATTGCAATTGAAGTCCATACAAAAATTAGTGATTGACGAAGTAGATGTTATGTTAGATCTCGGATTTAGACATCAGTTACTTAATATTTTTGATATTTTACCTGAGCGTCGTCAAAACATCATGTTTTCAGCAACCATGACTGATGATGTAGATGAGTTGATCTCTGACTTTTTTGTCAAACCTCAACGGGTCACTATTGCTGTTTCGGGAACGCCTCTGCATAATATTGAACAACAGCGTTATAATGTTGCCAACTTTTATACCAAGGTGAATTTATTGGAGCATTTATTACATGATATTGATACATATAACAAAGTTTTGATTTTCGTAGGGTATAAGAAATTAGCCGATTTATTGTTTGATCAACTTGAAGAGCGTTTTCCAAATGAAACCTGTGTCATTCACTCTAACAAAACACAAAATTACCGTTTACGAAGCATTGAACAATTTAGGTCAGGCGAGAATCGCGTTTTAATCGCTACAGATGTCATGGCCCGCGGATTAGACATCGAGAATATTAGTCATGTCATCAATTTTGACACACCCAAGTATCCAGAAAACTATATGCATCGTATAGGTAGGACTGGCCGTGCAGAACAACAAGGGCATGCCTTAACGTTTTCATCTGAAAAAGAACTAGAGGCTATTGAAACCATTGAATCGTATATGGATAAATCAATAGACATTTTAGAGCTTCCTGAGGGTGTTGAAATTTCTAAAGAATTAATAGAAGAAGAACGTCCGCAAATTAGAGAGCGGTATAATCCTACAAAACGTAAAGATGAAGATGCTCCGGGACCAGCATTTCATGAAAAAAAGGATAAAAACAAAAAAGAAAACTTAGGTGGTTCATACAAATTTAAAATTGCGGCTAAATACAAAAAACCTAAAACTAAAGGAGACAAAAATTACAATAAAAGAAATAAGCGCAAATAATTAATTTAGCCAATCCAAAATTCATGAAATTCAAATATCTTATTATCCTACTTCTTTTCATGTGCTTTAAAGTAACCGCAAGTAATACTCCTATTTGGGGTAAAACAGGACATCGTGTTGTTGGCGTAATAGCGGACGACTATCTAAAAGCAAGCACAAAACGAAAGCTTAAAAAATTACTTCATAACGAATCGTTAGCATTGGTTTCAACCTTTGCCGACGAAATAAAATCGGATAAACGTTACGATCAATATAAAACTTGGCATTACATAAATATGCCTTTAGACGGCAGCTATGAGACCTCTGAAAAAAATCCTAGTGGCGATCTTGTTACTGGTATTGCCTTTTGTAAATCTAAAATTTTAAATGATCAAGTATCTGATGATGACAAAGCTTTTTATTTAAAACTATTAATTCATCTTATAGGAGATTTACATCAACCATTCCATATTGGATTAAAAGAAGATCGTGGTGGGAATGATTTTTATGTGCAATGGCAATCAAGAGATTCTAATATGCATAGGGTTTGGGACTCTCAAATGATTGACTCCTATGGCATGAGTTTTTCAGAATTTGCAAACAATGTTGATCATCTTTCAAAAGAGGAAATCAAAGCGATAAAAATGGGTTCTGAATTAGATTGGATTGCCGAAACTCATCTATTAACTAAAACGGTTTATGCCTCTGCCGAAAAAGCAGAAAATCTTCGGAACTCTTATTCTTATAAATATTTAGGTATTGCGAGAAAACAACTGCAAAAAGCAGGCATACGATTAGCTACACTATTAAATGACATCTTATAAAAAACCCTTTTCAAATACATGAAAAGGGCCAGCTTGAGAACCTGTCAGCGCTGGATAACGTAATCCATACGATTACCCATAACCCTAATACCTAGTCCATGATCCTTATATGACTCTCAACAATATCTTTGATTGGCACGATAAGCTTCCCGTCTTGGTTTTTTAGAACCACCGAAATATTATCTATTGCCTCAATCTCATAATTGTTATTTTGAAACTGAATTTGTTTAACAACTTCAAACGTTTTTCTGGTATAGAATGTTCTTAATAAATCTCCAACAACTTCTCGTGCTCCTAAACCGAAAGCCAAAGCGAAAGCTAATAAGAAAGCTGCAAGAATCATCGTGAGGTTACTCGTGATAATTTCAGTATTTACACCAGCTTGGTTTAAAGCCGTTATTGAAATAAAAATAAGTAGCAGAAAAAATACGACTTGACTGATCATTTTACCACCCGATAAATCCATAGATTCAAAGAATGATTTCAGTCCGTTCTTTACAAAGTTTGCAAACAGAAGACCTAGCGTAAATATAATCAAGGCTACAAATAACTTAGGAATATACCCTAAGAAGTTACTAATTTGTTCTGATATTATTTTAAGATTTAATATATCTGAAACAATAATGAGCAGCATAATATAAATGACCCATTTCACAAAAGTTGACACCACCTTTATGGTATCAAAATTGAGTTGCTTGCCTTCTATTATTTCAATTTCATTTAGTTTATCATCTAGCTTATTGGCTTTGGCCAATTTAAGCGCCTTTTTGATTAATTTAACTACGATTTTTGTAATTATCCAACCGATAATTAGAACGACAATAGCACCTACAATACTTGGGAATATTTTGGTGATTTCTAACCACATAGCCGTCAATGATTCCATAGCTATATCTTTATATGCTGTTATTTTATCCATGATTTATATTTTAATATTAATAGCTTCTAATTTTTCTCTCTTTTGCTCATTACTGTTTCTATCACATCTCCCAAATTGTACGAAAACAATTCAGCCAATTCCATAATCAGTTTTGCAATGGCGATATCATTCATGACCTTAGCTTTCAATTCCGCTGGAACTGATTTCAATGGCTTATCTATATCTCTAAAAGGATTTTCCATTATTTAAGGTTATTAGTATAAACAGTTAATAATTTATCTTTAGCGCGTTTAATTCTCATTTTTACAGCGCTTTCCCCTATACCTAAAACCATCTCAATCTCCTTTATAGAAAGGTTATCTAGATATTTTAGTAAAAGTATCATCTTCTCATCTGGTGATACAAGTTCTAATGCTTTTTTCAGCTTATCCACTCTCATATCGCTAAAATTCGTCTCGTCTTCATCTTCGGAAATATTTTCTATATCTGCGTAGTCTACTGATTGCTTTTCGAATTTTTTAGCGGTATTTCGTGTCACATAATTTACACAATGATTATAGGTAAATGCATATAACCATGTTGAAAATTTAGATTTCCCTTTAAAACTAGCCAACTTCACAAAGAGTTTTAAAAAGACATCTTGAGTAAGGTCTTTAGCTTCGTCTTCGTCTTTGGCAAAACCATAACATTTATTGTATACGAGAGTTGCAAAACGATCATACAATACTTCAAAAAGCATGGTATCATTGTTTTTCACAATAGCACTTACAAGGGCTTCGTCTGATAACTTTAAAATATCATTAGAGGGTTGCAAAAATGTTGGTTTGAATTAAAAGGTTACTATTTAAGACACAGGACAGTGACAAAGGTCACTATTTTTTTGCAAGAAATGTTAAAATTTAAGACTAATATGATCTATAGATCTGAAAATCAGATAAAAAAAGCGAACATATCTGTTCGCTTTAGATAAAGATTTTGATACTGAACTACTTTTTTAAAGCGTCTAGCTTTTCTTTATGATATAAGTTTCCACTTATTTCAAGGGCTTTTGTAAGATATTCTATTGCTTTTAAATTATCATCTTGAGACAGATAATAGTCTGCCATTGCATCATAAGCATTGGCACTTTGCGGATAATACTTAAGCGCCATGCTAAAAAATAACAATGCTTTTTCAGGTTGTCCCATCTGTAAATTCATATAACCATATCCATTAAACAGCTCTTCGATCATTGGTGGTGATTTGTAGCCAAAATTTTTAGTGTAAATAACTTCTTGCGCATTCAACAATGCACGTAAATCCTGAACAGAAGTATCTGGATTATTATATTTCTGCGGATATTTAAATTGAAACCATTGAAATAGAGATACAAGTCCATCACGCATAGCAGGTAATGGCACAGTACCGTGTAAATCTTCAGGATACACTTTGTATACAACATTCAATTTATTTTGCTGTTGAGCAGACGCGTACTGAGAAAATTCAAGAATTGAACGTGCAAATAAGCTAAACTCAGAAGTATCTTCCATGAGGTTATCTATGGTTACTGAAGCATCTTGCATGTTCAGTTGTTCTGCCGCCAAAGCAACAAACAAACCTTTGCCATCGAAGTTTTTGGCCTTTAATATCTCTTTTGCTTGAATTAATAGTTTTTGATTATCCCACTCTATACTTGGATCGATGGCGATATAATTAGTAAAAAGATGTGAATGATGCAATAAGGTATTAATTGTAAACAAACCAGCATAAGAGTGTCCAATTAATGTGCGGTAGCTAGACGTTTGAAATGTTTTATCAATGTAAGGCATTAAATCGCTTTCAATAAATGCGGTGAACTTTTCAGCTCCTCCACTTTCTGTTTGCATTTCACTGCCACGACGTGTTTCTATTTTTGAAATTGTTAAATCACGGGTTCTATGAATCCTGTTTGATATTCCAACTAAAATCATTTGTGGCAAGTAATGTCCCCAATAATTATTATAAACCACTTCTAAATTTGATTGTAAAGAAAAACCATCTAACACATAGATAACTGGATATTTTCTATCACTTTTCGGATTATAACTTTCGGGCAATTTCACCCAAAAATGACGATAGCTATCTAAAGTTTTTGAATATATACTGTCTACCACTTCACTTTCTACTTGCTGAAACTCATTTGGATGAGTTTGAGCGTAAATGGATTCATTCGAAAGCATTATTGATAAGACTATTGTAAGGTATAAGGCTTGTTTCATGATGTGTTTCAGTTTAAAAATTACGCTTCATTTGTCTTTAGTATCGATCTTAAAACAAGAATTCCAATTCGAGCCACAACAAAACTAAAAAGGCCGAAAGTGGCAGTTAGTAGAGATGTTTTTAATCCACCAGCGAATATAGAAGGATCCGGATTGCCTAAAGCCTCAATAGAATCAAAGGCTGATATTAAGCCTAATACAGATCCCAAAAAACCCATAACCAATCCTAATAAGCTAGAATCTACAGTTAAGCTCAGCATTTTTTGAGCAGCTGAATTATTTTTTTTAACACTACTAAAACCTTTCGCAAGAAAAAACAGCGACGCTAACAAGCATATTAATATCAGTGTCATAAACAAAGGACCTCCATCCATAAAAATATTCAATGTAATTGATTGGCTAATAAGCCCCGTAACCGTCAGCGATAATGTGTTCATATATTTTATTTTAGTTAAACATAGTCAAACATAACACCAAAATTCTCTTTTTTTTGAATTATGCGACCAGCGACCATTTTTCATCTGGATTTAGCATGGATGTCAAAAAGCTTACTAAATTGGTTGTTCGTCTCTAATTCACGCTGGTCCCTAAAAAAATATAGTATTATTGTAATTAGGATATCACATATGTTTACGAAGCAATTTATATTAAAGAAAATAGGACACGCACTTTTGCAAATAGTCTTTTGGGTTGGTGTATTGTTTTTTTATACGTATTTCTTTGGAGTAAATAGCGTAAGATATGATGATACTTTACTCTTTTCTTTGTGTTTAATGCCTACAACCATTGCTACAACTTATGTATCGACCTATAAATTAATTCCAGATTATTTAATTACCAAACAATATTGGCTCTTTGCTATTTATAGCGCATATACGTTTATTATTTCAGTGTATCTATTGATGGTTTCTATCTTTTTTAGTCTCATTTACATCTCAAATTTCGAGTATGCTGATATGAATCCTGCCACAAAAAACATCATTTTTATTTGCACTGCAGTTTATTTAGTCGTCGTTGTGGTAAGTGCATTTAAATTGCTTAAACTAAATCTTGAGCAAGCTTCAAAAACAAAATTATTAGAAACTAAAATATTAGACACGCAGCTCAAGCTAAAAGAGCAAGAGCTCAATTATTTGAAGATGCAAATTCATCCGCATTTCTTATTTAATACGCTAAACACAATGTATGGTTTTGCTTTAAAAAAAGCCGATCAAACACCTGATATGATTCTTAAATTGTCTAATTTGTTAGATTATCTCTTGTACCAATCTGAAAAACCTTTCGTTTTACTTTATGAAGAAATTGAGCATATTAAGGATTATATCGCTTTAGAGAAAATGCGATTTAACGATACATTACAAGTTGATTTTGATATTA is part of the Formosa sp. Hel1_31_208 genome and harbors:
- a CDS encoding S1/P1 nuclease, which translates into the protein MKFKYLIILLLFMCFKVTASNTPIWGKTGHRVVGVIADDYLKASTKRKLKKLLHNESLALVSTFADEIKSDKRYDQYKTWHYINMPLDGSYETSEKNPSGDLVTGIAFCKSKILNDQVSDDDKAFYLKLLIHLIGDLHQPFHIGLKEDRGGNDFYVQWQSRDSNMHRVWDSQMIDSYGMSFSEFANNVDHLSKEEIKAIKMGSELDWIAETHLLTKTVYASAEKAENLRNSYSYKYLGIARKQLQKAGIRLATLLNDIL
- a CDS encoding alpha/beta hydrolase-fold protein, yielding MKQALYLTIVLSIMLSNESIYAQTHPNEFQQVESEVVDSIYSKTLDSYRHFWVKLPESYNPKSDRKYPVIYVLDGFSLQSNLEVVYNNYWGHYLPQMILVGISNRIHRTRDLTISKIETRRGSEMQTESGGAEKFTAFIESDLMPYIDKTFQTSSYRTLIGHSYAGLFTINTLLHHSHLFTNYIAIDPSIEWDNQKLLIQAKEILKAKNFDGKGLFVALAAEQLNMQDASVTIDNLMEDTSEFSLFARSILEFSQYASAQQQNKLNVVYKVYPEDLHGTVPLPAMRDGLVSLFQWFQFKYPQKYNNPDTSVQDLRALLNAQEVIYTKNFGYKSPPMIEELFNGYGYMNLQMGQPEKALLFFSMALKYYPQSANAYDAMADYYLSQDDNLKAIEYLTKALEISGNLYHKEKLDALKK
- a CDS encoding DEAD/DEAH box helicase → MTFQDLNLNTPLYNALDDLGFEYPTPIQAEAFNVVASGKDVVGIAQTGTGKTYAYMLPILRHLKYSTQDNPRVLILVPTRELVVQVVDEIKKLTEYINVRTLGVYGGTNINTQKRAISEGQDIIVATPGRLFDLALSHVLQLKSIQKLVIDEVDVMLDLGFRHQLLNIFDILPERRQNIMFSATMTDDVDELISDFFVKPQRVTIAVSGTPLHNIEQQRYNVANFYTKVNLLEHLLHDIDTYNKVLIFVGYKKLADLLFDQLEERFPNETCVIHSNKTQNYRLRSIEQFRSGENRVLIATDVMARGLDIENISHVINFDTPKYPENYMHRIGRTGRAEQQGHALTFSSEKELEAIETIESYMDKSIDILELPEGVEISKELIEEERPQIRERYNPTKRKDEDAPGPAFHEKKDKNKKENLGGSYKFKIAAKYKKPKTKGDKNYNKRNKRK
- a CDS encoding sensor histidine kinase, encoding MFTKQFILKKIGHALLQIVFWVGVLFFYTYFFGVNSVRYDDTLLFSLCLMPTTIATTYVSTYKLIPDYLITKQYWLFAIYSAYTFIISVYLLMVSIFFSLIYISNFEYADMNPATKNIIFICTAVYLVVVVVSAFKLLKLNLEQASKTKLLETKILDTQLKLKEQELNYLKMQIHPHFLFNTLNTMYGFALKKADQTPDMILKLSNLLDYLLYQSEKPFVLLYEEIEHIKDYIALEKMRFNDTLQVDFDINTSTETITIAPMLLLPFIENSFKHGSIIDGKLKIDIQLTANSNSIDFSIQNSYSGNNDLKHGIGLDNIKKRLSLLYADQYNLEITYENAIFSIQLHLKIVNHD
- a CDS encoding RNA polymerase sigma factor yields the protein MQPSNDILKLSDEALVSAIVKNNDTMLFEVLYDRFATLVYNKCYGFAKDEDEAKDLTQDVFLKLFVKLASFKGKSKFSTWLYAFTYNHCVNYVTRNTAKKFEKQSVDYADIENISEDEDETNFSDMRVDKLKKALELVSPDEKMILLLKYLDNLSIKEIEMVLGIGESAVKMRIKRAKDKLLTVYTNNLK
- a CDS encoding MotA/TolQ/ExbB proton channel family protein, with the translated sequence MNTLSLTVTGLISQSITLNIFMDGGPLFMTLILICLLASLFFLAKGFSSVKKNNSAAQKMLSLTVDSSLLGLVMGFLGSVLGLISAFDSIEALGNPDPSIFAGGLKTSLLTATFGLFSFVVARIGILVLRSILKTNEA